The Thermus brockianus genome window below encodes:
- a CDS encoding tape measure protein, which produces MDNRLQWIFELRAQVAGLTAAVRQVREFQRAVVGATSAARAASAGIGAEFRETGYAARSLSLALAGVGAARGGFAALASGAARARAEMAALSSSVFNLRNLLLAGAAGYGAKLVLDAVSFKENTLIAFQTLLGSREEAERMMREAVRFAAGTPFETRDVIDAYQRLLTDRFKPAEIPVVLKAVGDLAALKGFSEEVIDRALRAIGQIRAKGRLQGEELDQLAEAGVSRGKVYEVIAKRIGRTTDEVRKLQEAGRISADLGVVAVLETIRDTISGGQLGKLMDLTSRSISGLWSTLRSRPTELLMDINVDPVRNVLANLVALTDPDTPSRTGQRLKAMLERYIGGAFRSVFGSLADATDPSRAEANLNRFLDSVERTIAKVSLAWQRIRPAIVETWRGVMDGIRAAQSVAQTVAPVLNAVAQALGGTAGGMEASTVSGFRLIGMGIALAGAWRLLNLLTLGMAGSVVRWGGLSVLWFGRVALAAMRYAVAHRAAMMAAASSMGPMLARLGMGALTILRLATPWGLVATAAAFAVGYIIRNWDKIRGFFANLWTSVSGAASATWQRIAAWASGAWSSVVAAVSGAWGRITEAVSNAWAALRERVSSAAGRVREALSSLYRGVVEWFRSLPGRIVEAVRGAGSRFVGGLREIVRRAPGGDLLLRALDAAGGVARQAWEWGKGVARAIGGGAREGLGIRSPSRVFAHIGAMTALGLAVGLQNAAPMVERATQTLLQATQVAPTIEAAIRLPEVAPTLRSPEAPPPPPAPLLPVVTALAPTTRETVVHIHVNGAQDPREVAREVVAAIDHWAAGRIVVLGLEALASEVGHDA; this is translated from the coding sequence GTGGATAACCGCCTGCAGTGGATCTTTGAGCTTCGCGCCCAGGTTGCCGGGCTCACCGCCGCCGTCAGACAGGTGCGGGAGTTCCAGCGGGCGGTGGTGGGGGCTACCTCCGCCGCCCGCGCGGCCAGCGCGGGCATAGGGGCGGAGTTCAGGGAGACGGGCTACGCCGCCCGCTCCCTCTCCCTGGCCCTGGCAGGGGTAGGGGCGGCCCGAGGAGGGTTCGCGGCCCTCGCCTCCGGGGCGGCCAGGGCCAGGGCGGAGATGGCCGCCCTCTCCTCCAGCGTTTTCAACCTCCGCAACCTCCTCCTCGCCGGGGCGGCGGGGTACGGGGCCAAGCTCGTCCTGGACGCGGTTTCGTTTAAGGAGAACACCCTCATCGCCTTCCAGACGCTTTTGGGCAGCCGCGAGGAGGCGGAGCGGATGATGCGGGAGGCGGTCAGGTTCGCCGCCGGCACCCCCTTTGAGACCCGGGACGTCATTGACGCGTACCAGCGTTTGCTGACCGACCGCTTCAAGCCGGCGGAAATCCCGGTGGTGCTCAAGGCCGTGGGCGACCTGGCCGCTCTGAAGGGGTTCAGCGAGGAGGTCATTGACCGAGCGCTCCGCGCCATCGGGCAAATCCGGGCCAAAGGGCGGTTGCAGGGCGAGGAGCTAGATCAGCTGGCCGAAGCCGGGGTGTCTCGCGGCAAGGTCTACGAGGTGATCGCGAAAAGGATCGGGAGGACGACCGATGAGGTGCGCAAACTGCAGGAAGCGGGGCGCATATCCGCTGACTTGGGCGTCGTGGCGGTCCTGGAAACCATACGCGATACCATTTCCGGCGGGCAGCTGGGGAAGCTCATGGACCTCACGAGCCGGTCCATCTCCGGGCTGTGGTCCACGCTCCGCTCCCGGCCCACGGAGCTCCTAATGGACATCAACGTTGACCCCGTGCGCAACGTGTTGGCTAACCTGGTAGCCCTCACCGACCCCGACACCCCTAGCCGCACGGGGCAGCGGTTAAAGGCCATGCTGGAGCGCTACATCGGCGGGGCGTTTAGGAGCGTGTTTGGTAGCCTCGCCGACGCTACCGACCCCTCGAGGGCCGAAGCCAACCTGAACCGCTTCCTGGACAGCGTGGAGCGCACGATTGCCAAGGTGAGCCTGGCGTGGCAGCGCATCCGCCCCGCCATCGTGGAGACGTGGCGCGGGGTCATGGACGGCATCCGAGCCGCTCAAAGCGTGGCCCAAACCGTGGCCCCCGTTCTAAACGCCGTGGCCCAAGCGCTAGGGGGCACTGCGGGCGGCATGGAGGCTTCCACCGTTTCTGGCTTCCGGCTCATCGGCATGGGCATCGCCTTGGCCGGAGCGTGGCGGCTTCTCAACCTCCTCACCCTGGGCATGGCGGGAAGCGTGGTGCGCTGGGGTGGGCTATCGGTGCTGTGGTTTGGCCGTGTGGCGTTGGCCGCCATGCGCTACGCCGTGGCCCACCGAGCCGCCATGATGGCCGCGGCCTCCAGCATGGGGCCCATGCTGGCCCGCTTGGGCATGGGGGCGCTAACCATCCTCCGGCTGGCCACCCCCTGGGGGCTGGTGGCTACGGCGGCGGCGTTTGCCGTGGGCTACATCATCCGCAACTGGGACAAGATCAGGGGATTCTTCGCTAACCTCTGGACGTCCGTCTCCGGCGCGGCCTCGGCGACCTGGCAGAGGATCGCGGCCTGGGCGAGCGGGGCGTGGTCCTCCGTGGTGGCGGCGGTTTCCGGGGCGTGGGGGAGGATCACCGAGGCCGTCTCCAACGCCTGGGCCGCCCTCCGCGAGCGCGTTTCTAGCGCCGCGGGGAGGGTGCGGGAAGCCCTCTCGTCCCTCTACCGGGGAGTGGTGGAGTGGTTCAGGAGCCTCCCGGGCCGCATCGTGGAGGCCGTGCGTGGGGCGGGGAGCCGCTTTGTGGGGGGCTTGCGGGAGATCGTCCGGCGTGCCCCTGGCGGGGACCTCCTCCTGCGGGCGCTGGACGCGGCGGGGGGCGTGGCCCGCCAGGCGTGGGAGTGGGGGAAAGGCGTGGCCCGGGCTATTGGGGGCGGGGCCAGAGAGGGGCTCGGCATCCGTTCCCCCTCGCGGGTGTTCGCCCACATCGGAGCCATGACGGCCCTTGGCCTCGCCGTGGGCCTGCAGAACGCTGCGCCTATGGTGGAGCGGGCCACCCAAACGCTGCTCCAGGCGACGCAGGTGGCTCCCACGATAGAGGCCGCCATCAGACTGCCGGAGGTCGCGCCTACTCTCCGCTCGCCCGAGGCTCCCCCGCCCCCTCCCGCTCCTCTCCTCCCCGTCGTGACCGCGCTAGCTCCTACGACCAGAGAAACCGTGGTCCATATCCACGTGAACGGGGCACAGGATCCACGGGAGGTGGCCCGCGAGGTGGTGGCGGCCATAGACCACTGGGCGGCGGGGCGCATCGTGGTGCTGGGCCTCGAGGCCCTGGCCTCGGAGGTGGGCCATGACGCATGA
- a CDS encoding baseplate J/gp47 family protein — MPTLDELLTPRTRDELRQMLLDELARQGFPLTDFVPGSVARHVAVETPALGLEDLWRTIAQIARGGYLSTAQGPWLDLLAEEFFALERKRATFARGRVRLTASPGSGPYNIQPGDLWLGTADGLLYQNTTGGLLQSGGQLDVEVQAESPGSRYNVPAGAISILHTPLPGVSATNPPDWLLEAGRDEETDEELRGRCRTRWAELGGGATRHAYEFWALTAHPAVTKVRVLDDHPRGQGTVDVVVWGEGGLGADVVAQVDAYIQERRPLTANVLVYAATPRVVNVSATIAVRTGHLSAAQSSVVSELSALQREMPIGGTLYRSRLVEALFVRPHVVNVVLSAPSADVALAPTEALVLAPTLTWQEV, encoded by the coding sequence ATGCCTACCCTGGATGAGTTGCTGACGCCCCGAACACGGGACGAGCTTCGGCAAATGCTCCTGGACGAACTCGCCCGCCAGGGGTTCCCCTTGACCGACTTCGTACCTGGGAGTGTGGCCCGCCACGTGGCCGTGGAGACTCCTGCTCTGGGGCTGGAGGACCTTTGGCGCACCATTGCCCAAATCGCCCGGGGGGGCTACCTCTCCACGGCACAGGGGCCATGGCTAGATCTGTTGGCAGAGGAGTTTTTCGCCCTGGAACGGAAGCGGGCCACGTTTGCCCGCGGGCGGGTGCGGCTGACGGCAAGCCCCGGTTCTGGCCCCTACAACATCCAGCCCGGCGACCTGTGGCTAGGTACCGCAGACGGGCTACTTTACCAAAACACCACCGGAGGGCTGCTCCAATCGGGAGGTCAGCTGGACGTGGAGGTGCAAGCGGAAAGTCCCGGTTCCCGGTACAACGTGCCCGCTGGGGCCATTTCCATCCTGCACACCCCCCTGCCGGGAGTGAGCGCCACGAACCCGCCCGACTGGCTCCTGGAGGCGGGCCGGGACGAGGAAACGGACGAGGAGCTGCGGGGGCGCTGCCGCACCCGCTGGGCTGAGCTGGGGGGTGGGGCGACCCGCCACGCCTACGAGTTCTGGGCTCTCACCGCCCATCCTGCGGTAACCAAGGTGCGGGTGCTGGATGACCACCCTCGAGGGCAGGGCACGGTGGACGTGGTGGTCTGGGGCGAGGGTGGCCTAGGAGCCGACGTGGTGGCCCAGGTGGACGCCTACATCCAGGAGCGCCGTCCCCTCACGGCCAACGTGTTGGTCTATGCCGCCACGCCTCGGGTGGTCAATGTGAGCGCCACCATTGCCGTTCGGACTGGGCATCTCTCTGCGGCCCAATCCTCAGTGGTTAGTGAACTCAGCGCGCTGCAGCGGGAGATGCCCATAGGGGGCACCCTGTACCGTTCCCGGCTAGTGGAAGCCCTCTTTGTCCGCCCGCACGTGGTGAACGTGGTCCTGTCTGCCCCCAGCGCCGATGTTGCTCTCGCCCCCACCGAAGCCCTGGTGCTCGCACCGACCCTCACGTGGCAGGAGGTCTAG